One stretch of Monomorium pharaonis isolate MP-MQ-018 chromosome 10, ASM1337386v2, whole genome shotgun sequence DNA includes these proteins:
- the LOC105834751 gene encoding uncharacterized protein LOC105834751 yields MIASSRGNLSARALARPFKLITKFRKRWYESSAGDYGGTTQLTQTNIFVQEGTRIQEVPLIVKRITSIEVLFDKLVRRTVEPSNKNKKPAIVHKESASYSTGTSVTKNGPLKHTISIETDEGTAILYCSDIERLKNTDMQQVLDAINMGNAGKRVYSLLENRLVGEINCRIALQSLRKMIELENGWHRHRKNLSSAPSSAEAINRDVILQQLVNLIAKSQDSETILQGLKALKRDRFSPPMNAYKDRLCNEIMIRVADGELTMSQLIRAVKILTNYGNSKYRNCIDMLWVGLACREQDIKPDLLVPLFRSLKYFQRSKGMVQIILEKKLSEQWLRLAGSQMASILNCLYGKEASMRCLSSASKWAGVSMTTSTEKDLVNFIGSLHTKKYVDESIEQALARYVTAKGAEMKDPNLIASIMDYCKDLRIRNPYILAECGRYFMRHGMQIPPTLLSPILAPFGLLNLQPPDPIEFWKTFDEVMSVRFSDLKLNDALDILLSCTYLERYPINHLDKVFSSYLMNRLQTQRDAPIVNRLKDKLKLFDATMSLECKDYRGSPINLDRNTESLDLDMRIRGIVDKIYKPLAHLVGGEHKLSRSVVLSRLPLVNFYILDILIHPLLKKSTPVFNLNLHKKRNVNTVILIYLPEYYCWNTRFLTGPQVMRKRQVRKLGFRVARLDYAKLAELVDHDDKLLSYLSQSLDAAEDAL; encoded by the coding sequence ATGATAGCCTCGAGCCGGGGAAATTTGTCCGCGAGAGCACTCGCGCGACCGTTCAAACTGATTACCAAATTTAGAAAGAGATGGTACGAATCAAGCGCGGGCGATTACGGCGGGACCACGCAGTTGACTCAGACGAACATCTTCGTGCAAGAAGGCACGCGCATACAAGAAGTTCCCTTGATAGTCAAGAGGATCACCAGCATCGAGGTTCTTTTCGACAAGCTGGTCCGTAGGACCGTTGAACCGTCAAATAAGAATAAGAAGCCCGCGATAGTTCATAAGGAAAGCGCTTCTTATTCCACCGGCACGAGCGTGACAAAGAACGGCCCTCTGAAGCATACCATTAGCATAGAGACCGACGAGGGTACGGCGATACTTTACTGCTCCGACATCGAGCGTCTGAAAAACACGGACATGCAGCAGGTTCTCGATGCGATAAACATGGGGAACGCGGGCAAGAGAGTTTACTCCCTGCTGGAGAACAGGCTGGTCGGCGAGATAAACTGCCGGATAGCGCTTCAAAGTTTGAGGAAGATGATAGAGCTGGAGAACGGATGGCATCGGCACCGAAAGAACCTGTCGAGCGCTCCATCTTCCGCGGAGGCCATCAATAGAGACGTTATCTTGCAGCAACTTGTAAATCTGATTGCCAAAAGCCAAGACAGCGAGACGATATTGCAGGGACTGAAGGCGCTCAAGAGGGATAGATTCAGCCCTCCGATGAACGCTTACAAGGATCGGTTGTGCAACGAAATCATGATTCGAGTCGCGGACGGCGAGCTTACCATGTCACAGTTAATTAGAGCGGTGAAAATTCTGACCAATTACGGAAACTCCAAGTACAGAAACTGCATCGACATGTTGTGGGTAGGCTTGGCGTGCAGGGAACAGGATATCAAACCGGATCTACTGGTTCCGTTATTTAGATCGTTGAAATATTTCCAACGAAGCAAGGGCATGGTGCAGATCATTTTAGAGAAGAAACTGTCGGAGCAGTGGCTGAGATTGGCCGGCTCGCAGATGGCTAGTATACTGAACTGTCTCTACGGGAAGGAGGCCTCGATGAGGTGTCTATCGAGCGCCAGCAAATGGGCAGGCGTGAGCATGACCACTTCCACCGAAAAGGACCTCGTTAATTTTATCGGTAGTCTGCACACGAAGAAATACGTCGACGAGAGTATAGAACAGGCATTGGCGAGATACGTGACGGCGAAAGGCGCCGAGATGAAGGATCCCAATTTGATCGCTTCTATCATGGATTACTGCAAAGATCTACGAATCAGAAATCCGTATATACTCGCCGAATGTGGAAGGTACTTTATGAGACACGGGATGCAAATTCCGCCTACGTTGCTGTCCCCCATTCTCGCGCCGTTCGGTTTGCTGAATCTACAACCGCCGGATCCGATCGAATTTTGGAAGACGTTCGACGAGGTAATGTCCGTGAGATTCTCGGATTTGAAGCTGAACGACGCGTTGGACATTCTTCTCTCTTGCACGTACCTCGAGAGATATCCCATCAACCACTTGGATAAGGTCTTCAGTTCGTACCTTATGAATAGGCTGCAAACGCAAAGGGACGCGCCCATCGTCAATCGTTTGAAGgataaattgaaattgtttGACGCGACCATGTCGTTAGAATGCAAAGATTATCGTGGCAGTCCGATTAATCTGGACAGAAACACGGAGTCGTTAGACTTGGACATGAGAATCAGGGGTATCGTCGATAAAATATACAAGCCACTGGCGCATTTGGTAGGCGGCGAGCACAAGTTGAGTAGAAGCGTGGTTTTAAGCAGGTTGCCCCTCGTgaacttttacattttagatATTCTGATACATCCGCTGCTAAAGAAGTCGACGCCGGTCTTTAACTTGAATCTGcataaaaagagaaacgtCAATACCGTGATTCTAATCTATCTGCCCGAATACTATTGCTGGAACACGCGGTTTCTGACAGGGCCGCAGGTAATGAGAAAACGTCAGGTTAGGAAATTGGGTTTCCGAGTTGCACGTCTAGATTACGCGAAACTGGCAGAACTCGTAGATCACGACGACAAATTACTGTCCTATCTGTCACAAAGTCTGGACGCCGCCGAAGATGCTTTATAA
- the LOC105834753 gene encoding xaa-Pro dipeptidase isoform X3 produces the protein MTWPTGNDIFSNTARGAARRTPLGRASRGAPAAAASISHESFFQWCFGVEEPDCYGALDLATGASILFVPRLPPEYAIWQGKLYTLDDFKKRYGVDETHYADEIASVLKEKRARLLLLLSGRNSDSGLLAREATFDGIAEFAVDRDFLYPEICECRVIKSPQEIEVLRYVCKISSEAHKIIMRSMRPGIPEYKAEAWFLHHVYAEGGCRHVSYTCICGSGHNSSILHYGHAGAPNNKVIQDGDMCLFDMGGNYCGYAADITCSFPANGKFTEDQKLIYNAVLKARDAVIAAAKPGVSWTDMHLLANRVMLTSLKEGGLLVGDVEDMIRVGLNAVFQPHGLGHLLGLDVHDVGGYLPGHPERSKNAGVRNLRTARTLLAGMVLTVEPGCYFIDCLLDAALADPDQSKFLVREQLQRFRGFGGVRIEDDVLITETGVDNMTDVPRTVQEIESFMQM, from the exons ATGACGTGGCCCACCGGTAACGATATCTTCTCGAACACGGCACGCGGTGCGGCTCGGCGAACGCCGCTCGGCCGCGCTAGCCGAGGCGcaccagcagcagcagcatcgaTTTCTCAC GAGTCGTTCTTTCAATGGTGCTTCGGCGTGGAGGAGCCAGACTGCTACGGGGCTCTCGACCTCGCTACCGGCGCCTCGATCCTCTTCGTGCCGAGGTTACCGCCCGAGTACGCGATTTGGCAGGGCAAGCTCTACACCCTGGACGACTTCAAGAAGCGATACGGCGTGGACGAGACCCATTACGCCGACGAGATTGCGAGCGTGCTGAAGGAAAAGCGAGCGCGGCTCTTGCTCCTGCTG AGCGGCAGAAACAGCGATAGCGGATTGCTGGCGCGCGAGGCGACTTTCGACGGTATTGCCGA ATTCGCGGTGGATCGTGATTTCCTGTATCCGGAGATATGCGAGTG CCGGGTGATAAAGTCTCCTCAAGAAATTGAGGTATTGCGGTACGTGTGCAAGATAAGTTCGGAGGCGCACAAGATCATAATGCGCTCTATGCGCCCTGGGATTCCGGAATACAAAGCAGAGGCCTGGTTTTTGCATCACGTATACGCCGAGGGAGGGTGTAGGCACGTGTCTTACACATGCATTTGCGGATCCGGGCATAATTCTTCTATATTGCACTACGGTCACGCCGGTGCACCGAATAATAAGGTCATACAGGATGGAGATATGTG CTTGTTCGACATGGGCGGCAATTACTGCGGATACGCGGCTGACATTACGTGCAGTTTCCCGGCCAACGGGAAATTCACCGAGGATCAAAAGCTGATCTACAACGCGGTGCTGAAGGCGCGTGACGCTGTGATCGCGGCCGCGAAGCCGGGAGTCTCCTGGACGGACATGCATCTTTTGGCGAACAGGGTTATGCTAACGTCGCTGAAGGAAGGCGGACTGCTCGTGGGCGACGTCGAGGATATGATAAGAGTCGGTTTGAACGCGGTGTTCCAGCCTCACGGGCTGGGTCACTTGCTGGGACTGGATGTGCACGACGTCGGTGGATATCTGCCCGGTCATCCCGAACGCTCGAAGAACGCGGGAGTGAGAAACCTGAGAACCGCGCGTACATTGCTCGCCGGAATGGTTCTCACGGTAGAGCCAGGCTGTTATTTCATAGACTGC TTGCTCGACGCAGCTCTCGCTGATCCAGATCAGTCGAAATTCCTCGTGCGGGAACAGCTGCAGAGGTTTCGCGGTTTTGGCGGCGTCAGGATAGAGGATGATGTCCTTATAACGGAAACCGGAGTGGACAACATGACGGATGTTCCTCGCAC AGTCCAGGAAATAGAGAGCTTCATGCAGATGTGA